agatcGCACAAATGAAATGGGAAAtgatttaataaaaaaaatgTAAACAGGCAAATGCAATTTAAGACTCGAACGGCTCGCGCTTGCAATGCTAGATATAAGAATGAGATGCAACTTGGAACTCCCAAGGGATTAAAACACAAGGAAATGGGTATGCCCTTTAGAAAACGAAAATGCAAATAGAGAACAAAGTTTAGACCACATAGGTAATCGGCCGAGCCTTGAGAATATCGATGATAGACATAAACCAGATCGAGCACTTAGGCATATGAAGCTCAATGCACCGATGTTGGTATCCACTAATGTATTGATACAATGTTGACGGAAAGCACCGTCAACTGATTTGTTGTATTCAGTAGCTAGTGGTGAATGACATCTGTGGTTGAAGGAATTGCTGCCCCTGGGTGAATGTGGACTCTTGATATACATGAGAGTCCACATATTGCATGCTCGGTGGTGGCGTAGGGGAGGGAGAGCAAGCACTCGTCCCTGCGACCGCTTTTACGAAGGTAGTGTTGCCCCCATTTACAAAAGCATCGTTTTCGGGTGTAATTGGCGGCGTGATATAACCGTGGGGCATGTTCGACGGATGGGGAGCCTTCTGCGGAGTAGCCAGTCCAATCTCGCCTTCGTACGGTTTGGACTCGGCGTTGACATCTGAGGGTGGGCTTGGTGGGGTGTAATTAGCGACCGAAGCTTGACGAGCCAAGAATTGCTCTAGAATCTTCGAGACCCTAGAGAAATGAGCCGACGAATACTTCCGGAACAAAATTTGGGAAGGCTGATGAAGCTGCTGAGACAAGCCCACTAATGTCATCGAATCGTATTGTGAAGCCCACTCGGTGTGGCGAGGCTGTGGTCTGTTGAGGATACACCGCGCAAGAGCTAATGAAGCTCTAGCAAGATCAGAGGATGGCTTGGACACAAACTCTCTGTGAAACAGAGAAATTTCCGAGATGTACAATGCCATGTGTTCGACCTCGGGGTCGTATGATGTGTCTATGACAGCCATCTGAAGGAAGCTGTCCACAGTTGGGTGTCCAATCGTCCAACCCAAAGTCTGCAAAACATGCCACTCCATCTGCGTGAACATGTCGTCATCATACAGGGAGCAGCACATCGATTTGAGTTCCTTGATGGTGGGTACACGATCCTTCTTGTCACCATATTTTGCTGCAATAAGCAGGGCCGCACACCCAACCAGTTGATAATGCCTCTTGTAGACCACACGCTTTGAGCAGTATCTATCGAGGAGATTGATTGTCAAAAAAAGGGTCGAGGGCAACAGCTGGAAGGCCGTGTGGGCTTCGATTAAGAAGTCGAGCAAGTAAGGGCGCATAAACCACTGAATCTCCGTTTGGATATCGATAGATTCAACATCAGGGAGGGTAGATGCCTGAGACGAAGATAAGATTAGCCAAGAGCGACTCAGGTCAATTAGAGTATATGGTAACCAACATCCATGTCCAACATGTGAGACAGAATATCATCACGGAACTCATCGCTGGCAACTTTAGACAGTTCATCCGCAATGGCATACTGGCGCTCGCGAGCAATCAATTTCGCGTGCTCCTTCGGGTCCATACGGGGCGCAGGGAAGTCCTCATACGATTCCACAAAGAAAGTTTCGCAAGGCTGATAGCTGGACGTAGGACGCTTATGATAAGCCATGATGTCGAATTATGTTGATCTCGACGGtgatattattaaaagagTGGACCTGATCAGAACCAAGTCTATCAGGAAACGACGGAAATAAGAGAACGACAGTCGCCAGATTGTTTCAAATTAATGAGCGGAATTAGTTGGGAATATTAAGGACCAATGCAAAGACGATAAGCCTGAATactggaaaggagaaagggagTCGGACAACCAGTTGAAGTCTTTCGCGGCCGGAGCTAAAGGAGGGACTGTTAGTAAAagtattattagatattaaaaattaaaagcCTCGAGAGAATGACAGGCTGCAAAAAAccaaaggagaaagagaagaaaaagaaaggtagAGAACGGAGAGGTCGACGAAGCAAATATGCAAGGTTGATGAAGGAAGGTAAAAGTCAAAAGAAGATTGGGAGGTGATAAGGGGGGATACCCGGGGATAAAGAGTACTAACCCAGATTAAAGCCTTCGGGCAGAGGGCACGGTGCAACCCTTACCGTGACGGCGAGTCTGGCATCTAGGCTGGGACAAGACGAGATGATCTGTCACCTGTGGACTGTGGAGGATACCAGTCCAGAAGGCGAAGGACGACTGAACGTCTTCACCCTAGGAACCGGTGCTTGATTGCAAGCTTATTGAGGTACTCCGGAATGTGGAAGGGGAGTACAGGCACGAGCCCTATGTAGGGATAGGGCGATCGTCAGGGGAAGTCAGAATGCAACAAGAATGTTACGACGTACAGTTTGCCCTCCGGTGTATGAATGGTTTCTTGTACACGGCCGAGATAATGCAAACGGAGCGTTCAATGACCAGTTCCACAGTAAAGGGAGTGAGGTCAAGTTGAAGCTAAAGGTATCGGGGGAAGATCAAAATCGGTCTCCTGGAGCAGGAAGAAGTCATGTCAGCCACTCAGTCCTTCCAGATGTTCTGTCTTCCCGGTTTCCTCATTTGAATTGTGCACAAGACTTCAATTGCGTGGTATTATTGTGGCTTGGGCATGTCATAGGTCGAAGTGGTGGCCGAAGTATGCACGACGTTGACAGTTTCCATGCTCTCCAAAGCACCAGACTACCCCTTGAACGACCTCGGCGTTGAAGAATGTGAGCCCCTCCTGCAGATGATATGAACGGCTGATGAGATAAACTTCATCCAGAACGTAGGACCCGCGTTTTGAAAGCACCCTAATCTTCCAACCTCACGAGAACCCGTCATTCCAACCAATTCTTATTATCCGTGGCTCTCTCAACCGGTCGCCGACTGCCCCGATCTATCCAATGTCTAATCGTGAAGAATTGTTGAAATCCATATGCAGGAGGCCAATTGCTCTCGAAGCTTCGGAGGTGCTGAACATTGCAACCGACTCAGGTTTCTTATGCAATTGTCGGTTTTGGACCATTGGCATTCACCAACATATTGGGCGTGTTCACACAGTGAATTTTTACCGGATTGATATCGATAAATGACCAGCGACACATGCAGATATCATTCTAGTCTTGTCCCAaagacacacacacacacaattGACGCACGAATGGGGGACGGTGCTTAACCaaggaaaggggaaaggaaaaattcTCTCACCTCCCAAGAAATCACCACAAATACAAATCATATACACAAAAAACGCTTATGACAGAAaaggagacgaagaagaaagatggaaaaAAAAGCCCTTCTTGGTCGTTCTTCTAACCGGCAGAAGCTAATCAGGGGAACTCAACGTCGACGTCACGGATCGGACACCGGCGGTCAGGGGAATCGCCGTTTGAGCTAACAAACGTCGAAATAGGAGGACGTCGAAGCAAAGAAGCTGACGGACACGGCTCGACTGGGAGAGCTAGTACAACgggctgaagatgaggtcgACAGATATAGACAATTCCGTCAACTGTATCCTTGCCGGCAGACCAGTCTCAGATCTCTCCAAGAATTGGCGGGAGGctagaaaaggaggaggggggggaaggaggaaagggagagGAGGCGAAGAtagaaggaaaggaggagagaaaaaatgAGGAGGAGTGATCTCTCTCCAGGCGGGTGTAgtagaggaaaagaaaagaagagagaatcAGAAATGGGGACAAGAGTCGGAGATAGAAGTCTCGAGAGTCGCTGCAGGTTACCTCTTCCCACACCGTATGGTAAAGCGTGACGCTTTTCCCGTATTGAGGATCGTGTTTAGTATTCCCGTATTAAttagtagtaatagtaatttGAAAGGTACCGGGTAAGCGTATTGTTCGGTCCTTGTTTCAGCGCCGTCTCAATTATACCTAACCTCGCCGACCAGCGTTGGCTGAGAGTTCTACGAACGGACCCTACCTTGCACCTCCTAGAACTGTAGGTGAAAAAGAATGTCAAATCCAGTGGTTTGTGAAACCATTGAATGATTTGACAAAACGACGCCTTGCCTTGTCTCATGCCTACATTTCCAACCACCAGTCACCCATCAAAGGGTATGGAGGCCAGAGGGGACTAGATTGAATTACTGAATGATACAGGATGCTGGTTGGAATTCAAGAATAGGAGTTCCATCAATGCTCAGCACCGCAACAATAGTCGTAATGAGATAGGTAGCCATACTACTAGTTAGTCCTAATTTGCAGAACCTCGCATAAACCATTATAATAGTACGGAGCACTTGGGGAGGGAAGCCTGCCTAGCGCAGCCTAAGCCCATACAGGATCGAGGGAAGCCCTTACTGAAGGGCGAAAGTTAATACCGTTGATACGGCCAGGTACGTAATTCCGGCCGTTTAGTAAGGTACCTGGTACCTAGTATTGAGTGACCGGCCGTATACGATTAGAGGTTACTTACTACCTTCTGCTAATTATCTCCGGCTTTCTGTGTCATTCTTCCTTCCGGGGAGCCAGACTTTTCGTATCAAGGTATAACAATCATCGACTTTCAGGACCCATTGAGCCCTAGTTTCCAGCCTGGGAAATACATATCCTACGTTGCAATGCTTGCTGACAGTCGTATTCCCTTTAATATCTTCTAATATACATTCAATAACTAGTCTTTGTTCATCTATACAAGACATATATGTTAGTTTATAATTGGATTTTATTACTCTCcaaattctttttctttttcttttagtttCGCTCTTGAAGGCTGCATCTAAACTCTCTAACCTGCACAGCGTCCAGCACCAGCGCTCCTTCGGTGGGCTCCTCGGTGGGGTGATCTCCGTCGTCACCGACCAGTCCTCACCAGCCATTGACTCCCTGATTCCAGCCAGGAACACCTCAGGTCCTTGGCTCAGCGaccactttttcttttaaccCTTTCCATTTTTTATTAGACCTGCATCCTTGGGCCCTAATGTGTAAGTTGCGTCACTGTAAACTACACTACTGTAGGTAAGCCAGCATTTCATGGGGCTTCCATTGCACATTGCGGTCTGCAGCAGAAAATAACAAATGGTTATTTCACTCCTTTTTCCTCCGCTAGGAATTGATATCACTATGAAAATCCATCACTTGGGTAtggagtatgtacatatgtacataggTACAGTACACCGAATGGATAGATCCATGTCATTTATTGCCGGCTATTGAGCGTATGATGAAGTCACTTTTCtcatttgatatttttgatttctcTGGTGCTGGATAACCCTAGACTAGCCTCCTCCTAGTATACTTAAGAATCGTAATGCTATTTGACGACTACCCACAAATTGCGGAGTAACCGACTTTAGTTTTCAGCTGCTGACGGTCTGTAAATAACCATCAATGAGTGGTTCGCATTTTACGGCGCACTTCGGGAGAGGTATGATACTACGtacacatacatacatacatacatacatacatggaAGTGGTCGCGTCTCGCCGTCATAGACTGCTGACTGGCTCAGCGCCAAAACAACCCTGGCTTCTTGTCCACTCCATCGCGTGTCTCCTGCAGCCATTCAAGACCAGTCAATGCCATCTTCTACGCCCCTCACCCGAGcttatgtatgtacatcccTCGACCAGTCGACTTGAGTTTTTTGACACACCCGGAGTCTCAGCCATGATTTACCGTGGAGAGAGAATCATATGTCAGACTTTTTCCACCGAACTATGTCTGAACACGACACGCCGAAGCGACGCGATGTTCGTTTGATCTCGACCTTTGAACCTAATTTAACGACCTGAATCCGCTACACGGCATCCCCTTTACTGATTGGTAGGGCTTTTCTTCATCTGTTGTTCGCGTTATTGACGTGCAGTTCTTCAACACATGTCCATATCGTCATTGACGTTCCGTCGTAAACGGAAACCCAATAGAAAGGAGGGGCTGCCCTTACTATCGTGACATGTGGTCGATCTCATCAAAAACTTTTGTTTTGCGTTCATCGCATTTGTACAAACTTACAAGGGCCTGGTACATTTCTACGGGACACATAGCTTAGCCATCGATTGTCCAGGGAGACATGCTTTCACGACACTATCGTTATCGGATCCTCACGATCGCAGACAGCACGGCTACTAGTCCACGTAAATTTAACGGAAGCTATATGCGTCGTGCCGTTGGTGCCACGCAGTCTATCTACTACCATGCAACTTATCCGGAAATGCCCAGGTCTGGTCAAAGTTATAATTCTGAACGCCTATTATCCAGTCAATGGCAAAGATTTCTCCAATTAACGGCGTCGTGTTACCCCTTCTTTCATCGCTAGCTCCGAAAAGGCTGGTTAGATTCGACTATGGATGCAACTTTATACACAGACACTGTGAGACGGTGCAAACAAAGCAAGGGGCGCAATTGACTGGCTGGGGTCACTCCATTATCAAAGGCCCGTCTTAG
This Aspergillus flavus chromosome 1, complete sequence DNA region includes the following protein-coding sequences:
- a CDS encoding cyclin-like protein, translated to MAYHKRPTSSYQPCETFFVESYEDFPAPRMDPKEHAKLIARERQYAIADELSKVASDEFRDDILSHMLDMDASTLPDVESIDIQTEIQWFMRPYLLDFLIEAHTAFQLLPSTLFLTINLLDRYCSKRVVYKRHYQLVGCAALLIAAKYGDKKDRVPTIKELKSMCCSLYDDDMFTQMEWHVLQTLGWTIGHPTVDSFLQMAVIDTSYDPEVEHMALYISEISLFHREFVSKPSSDLARASLALARCILNRPQPRHTEWASQYDSMTLVGLSQQLHQPSQILFRKYSSAHFSRVSKILEQFLARQASVANYTPPSPPSDVNAESKPYEGEIGLATPQKAPHPSNMPHGYITPPITPENDAFVNGGNTTFVKAVAGTSACSPSPTPPPSMQYVDSHVYQESTFTQGQQFLQPQMSFTTSY